The following DNA comes from Phormidium ambiguum IAM M-71.
AGCACCTATTAGTATAGCGAGGGTAAGATTAGCGCCGCGAAGACTGACATTACTTAGGTTAGCACCAGCTAGCATTGTATTGGTCAAGCTAGCATTGCTTAAGTCTGCGCCACTCAAATTTACATCACTGAGATCTAAATTGCTTAAGTTTTCCCCGCTTAAGTCACACCCGGAACATTCTTTCGTGTTTAATAGTCTCTCCACTGGGCTGATTTCTTGTGCAGAAATTCCTAATCCGAAAATTAAGGTAGCTATCCAGGGTAAAGCAAGGAAAATTTTTCTGTTCATAAACAAAATTATAATTTAGTATCTATTGATTTTAAATTCGTAGCCAAACAATTTCAAATCCCAATTTTTTTAAATATATTAGTGTAAAAAGTTACTGGTAAATTAGCGATCGCCAACCCAAAATTATTAATAATAAAATCATAAAATTAAGTTTTATTGTACTTGACAAATCACCTTTAAAGATGTCATTAATATTTAACCACTCCAGATTTTGAAAGTAAAACAAAAGTAATTCAGGGGCGAATAAAATGAGTTACGCTATTTTTAATGAAAGCACTTACTTGGCAAATTACCCTGATGTTAAATCGGCAATTGCCCAGGGTTTTTTTGCTTCGGGACTGCAACATTTTCAATTAACTGGATTAAGAGAAGGTCGAATTAATGTATCACCTTTTTGGGATGAACAAAGATATTTAAATGCTAATCCAGATGTACTAG
Coding sequences within:
- a CDS encoding pentapeptide repeat-containing protein, with protein sequence MNRKIFLALPWIATLIFGLGISAQEISPVERLLNTKECSGCDLSGENLSNLDLSDVNLSGADLSNASLTNTMLAGANLSNVSLRGANLTLAILIGANLSGADLSYTNLTETNLFRAKFTGTSGADFTGATFKATIMPNGTVKNPVTNATPQSQPKPTLPESSPTPLR